From the Chloroflexus aurantiacus J-10-fl genome, one window contains:
- the rpsP gene encoding 30S ribosomal protein S16, which translates to MVKIRLRRTGKTKQPSYRIVVADSRSPRDGKFIETIGYYLPTRQPKVLEIKADRARYWLGVGAQPTEVVVKLLKRVNVLDEQGKVIAEA; encoded by the coding sequence ATGGTTAAAATTCGTCTGCGCCGCACCGGCAAGACTAAACAGCCGAGCTATCGCATTGTAGTTGCTGATTCGCGCTCGCCGCGCGATGGTAAGTTTATCGAAACTATTGGCTATTATCTGCCAACCCGTCAGCCGAAGGTTTTGGAGATCAAAGCCGACCGTGCCCGGTACTGGCTTGGTGTTGGTGCCCAACCGACTGAAGTTGTGGTGAAGCTACTGAAGCGGGTCAATGTACTCGACGAGCAGGGTAAGGTCATTGCCGAAGCCTAG
- a CDS encoding KH domain-containing protein — protein sequence MKALLEYIARNLVDTPEAVRIKERSGRFTITYHLSVAPSETGKVIGRNGRVAKAIRDLMGVAAARQKKRVHVDIE from the coding sequence ATGAAGGCGCTCCTCGAATATATCGCTCGTAATCTGGTTGATACGCCTGAAGCGGTTCGCATCAAGGAACGTAGTGGGCGTTTCACGATCACGTATCATTTGTCGGTTGCACCATCCGAAACCGGCAAAGTCATTGGGCGCAATGGACGGGTGGCAAAGGCAATTCGCGATCTGATGGGTGTTGCAGCAGCCCGTCAAAAGAAGCGAGTACACGTCGATATCGAGTAA
- the rimM gene encoding ribosome maturation factor RimM (Essential for efficient processing of 16S rRNA) yields the protein MDDLLYIGALGAPFGVRGQIRLHSISSHPEHLIRHLRTVFIGPKRVPHQVSRLYMHKPGLLIIQLQTITDRDAAADLRGEEVYIAAADAAPLAADEFFYHDVIGMQAVTDSGEDIGEVRDILETGAGEIVVITRRGRPDALVPMVRDFIVAIDVGERRLVIRPIAGLLD from the coding sequence ATGGACGATCTGCTCTATATTGGTGCTCTTGGTGCGCCTTTTGGTGTGCGTGGTCAGATCAGGCTACATTCTATCTCCAGTCATCCTGAGCATCTGATTCGCCATCTGCGCACCGTCTTTATCGGGCCGAAACGTGTCCCTCACCAGGTTTCGCGCCTCTACATGCACAAACCGGGGCTGCTCATTATTCAATTGCAAACGATCACGGATCGGGATGCAGCGGCTGATTTGCGCGGTGAAGAAGTCTACATTGCTGCGGCTGATGCCGCCCCACTTGCCGCAGATGAGTTCTTCTATCACGATGTGATCGGTATGCAGGCAGTTACTGACAGTGGCGAAGATATTGGTGAGGTGCGCGATATTCTCGAAACCGGTGCCGGTGAGATCGTGGTGATTACTCGTCGCGGACGCCCTGATGCGCTGGTACCGATGGTCCGTGATTTTATTGTGGCAATTGATGTCGGTGAACGGCGCCTGGTGATCCGCCCAATTGCCGGTTTACTCGATTGA
- a CDS encoding response regulator — protein MSSWAGHVLVVDDDPQLRDLCRQTLARAGFVVTTAADVTTALEALEQTVFDLVMVDLIMPGMNGLQLLELIRSRDISVPILIVSGAASIEQISYAMRLGARGLLIKPFRAQELADMARELVAKRQAIRASDRLAALRPLLQISQHLLAELDQSRLYALIIETVRVEVHAERASLMLLEPDEQALRIVACTGLPDTVGIGALIPVDRSISGWVVRHRQPLLIDQHLVSSPWYKELKPHLLSPELTTALSVPIMAGERVLGVLNAAKATLDAAFTAADQELLQLLAGQAAVAIENARLYSEVLRSEERYRALLRHANDAVLLLDATGMNVLDANLALTRLSGYPGEEILRLNPCRLLPTLPALLSTAVNGRAEHSEIETTLCTADGHETAVAVSVSVVPDGDQRLFLVIARDISERQRLARELAQAEKLAAIGRLATAMAHEINNPLQALSSTVHLLQHSDLSPERRDLYLTKAAAELDGLIQRVQRILDISRPNLDGRRPVDLNQVVIDVIATYRQTLIARNIRYIGELTSTLPWVTAVISHLKQVCQTLVQNAIEAMPEGGTLRIRTYLRPPDGEPDRASFWRAGGGSRQFPSEQAVVLEISDTGVGIAQEEVPKIFEPFYSTRFDGLGIGLSLCYSIVDFHGGELWVRSQPEQGTTFRVILPIAQ, from the coding sequence ATGAGCAGTTGGGCTGGCCACGTATTGGTTGTCGATGACGATCCGCAGTTACGCGACCTGTGTCGGCAAACGCTGGCACGGGCCGGGTTTGTTGTAACAACGGCGGCTGATGTCACGACCGCGTTGGAGGCACTGGAACAAACGGTGTTTGATCTGGTTATGGTTGATCTAATCATGCCAGGGATGAATGGCCTCCAACTGCTCGAATTGATCCGATCACGTGACATCAGTGTGCCCATTTTGATCGTCAGTGGTGCTGCTTCTATCGAGCAGATTTCCTACGCCATGCGCCTCGGTGCCCGTGGTCTGTTGATCAAACCGTTCCGCGCCCAGGAATTGGCCGATATGGCCCGCGAGCTGGTTGCCAAACGGCAGGCCATCCGGGCCAGCGACCGCCTGGCTGCGTTGCGCCCGCTGTTGCAAATCAGTCAGCATCTGTTGGCCGAGCTTGATCAGTCACGCCTGTACGCTTTGATTATCGAAACGGTACGGGTTGAGGTACATGCTGAACGCGCTTCACTCATGCTATTGGAGCCGGATGAGCAGGCTCTCCGCATCGTGGCCTGCACTGGCCTGCCTGACACAGTCGGCATTGGTGCCCTGATACCGGTAGACAGGAGTATCTCTGGATGGGTAGTTCGTCATCGCCAGCCACTTCTGATCGATCAGCACCTTGTCTCATCACCCTGGTACAAAGAACTCAAGCCTCATCTCCTGTCCCCTGAACTGACTACCGCGTTGTCGGTTCCTATCATGGCCGGCGAACGTGTGCTTGGTGTGCTTAACGCAGCAAAAGCGACGCTCGATGCGGCCTTTACGGCTGCTGATCAGGAACTATTACAACTACTCGCCGGGCAGGCAGCCGTGGCGATAGAGAATGCCCGGTTGTACAGTGAGGTCTTGCGTTCAGAAGAGCGCTATCGCGCGCTCCTCCGTCATGCCAACGATGCAGTCTTACTGCTCGATGCAACCGGGATGAACGTTCTCGATGCCAATTTAGCGTTGACCCGCCTGTCGGGGTACCCGGGTGAGGAAATACTGCGGCTCAATCCTTGCCGATTGTTGCCAACCTTGCCTGCCCTGTTAAGCACTGCGGTCAACGGTCGCGCTGAGCACAGCGAAATCGAAACGACACTCTGTACCGCCGATGGACATGAGACTGCGGTGGCAGTGAGCGTCAGTGTGGTGCCCGATGGCGATCAGCGCCTCTTTCTGGTCATTGCCCGCGATATTAGCGAGCGACAGCGTCTGGCGCGCGAACTTGCTCAGGCTGAAAAACTTGCGGCGATTGGTCGTCTGGCTACCGCGATGGCGCACGAGATTAATAATCCACTGCAAGCGCTTTCAAGCACAGTCCACCTCTTACAGCACTCTGATTTATCACCCGAACGACGCGATCTCTATTTGACCAAGGCTGCCGCTGAACTTGATGGGTTAATTCAGCGCGTGCAACGCATTCTCGACATCTCACGCCCGAATCTCGATGGCCGTCGCCCGGTTGATCTCAATCAAGTCGTAATCGACGTGATTGCAACGTATCGCCAAACCCTGATCGCTCGCAACATTCGTTATATTGGTGAACTGACCTCAACGCTGCCGTGGGTCACAGCCGTCATCAGCCATCTGAAACAGGTGTGTCAGACACTAGTCCAAAATGCAATCGAGGCCATGCCAGAGGGAGGCACGCTCCGCATCCGCACCTATCTGCGTCCACCAGACGGTGAACCAGACCGGGCATCCTTCTGGCGTGCCGGCGGTGGTTCGCGCCAGTTTCCTTCTGAGCAGGCGGTCGTGTTAGAGATTAGTGATACCGGGGTGGGCATTGCCCAGGAAGAGGTACCCAAGATTTTTGAACCGTTTTACTCGACGCGATTTGACGGGCTGGGAATAGGTTTGTCGCTCTGCTACAGTATCGTGGATTTTCACGGTGGCGAGTTATGGGTGCGTTCACAGCCTGAGCAGGGGACAACCTTTAGAGTTATTCTACCGATTGCCCAGTAA
- the hisIE gene encoding bifunctional phosphoribosyl-AMP cyclohydrolase/phosphoribosyl-ATP diphosphatase HisIE: protein MVSISDTELLPAIVQHARSGEVLMLGYMNKEALTATLTSGFVTFYSRSRQRLWRKGETSGNTLRLVEIRQDCDGDALLVLAEPAGPTCHTGRPGCFFRDLDETEVSGPVPPVAILARLADRIQARRDSTPGESYTAKLLHGGVDRIGKKIGEEAAEVIIAAKNGNPAEIAYELADLIYHSLVLLEQQGMTAEAVWAELARRYSSS, encoded by the coding sequence ATGGTGTCCATAAGTGATACAGAACTACTACCAGCTATCGTACAACATGCCCGCAGCGGCGAAGTATTGATGCTGGGATATATGAATAAAGAGGCGCTAACGGCTACCCTCACCAGCGGCTTTGTCACGTTTTATAGCCGCTCGCGCCAGCGCCTGTGGCGTAAAGGTGAAACCAGTGGCAACACCTTACGTCTCGTCGAGATTCGACAGGATTGTGATGGTGATGCCTTGTTAGTCCTGGCAGAACCGGCCGGCCCAACCTGTCATACGGGCCGGCCAGGTTGTTTCTTCCGCGATCTTGATGAAACGGAAGTTTCTGGACCAGTACCGCCAGTCGCCATTCTGGCGCGTCTGGCGGATCGTATCCAGGCCCGCCGCGATTCTACGCCAGGCGAGTCCTACACCGCTAAGCTACTCCACGGCGGTGTTGATCGGATCGGCAAGAAGATCGGCGAGGAAGCAGCCGAAGTGATTATTGCCGCCAAAAATGGGAACCCGGCAGAGATCGCCTACGAATTGGCCGATCTCATCTACCATAGCCTGGTGTTGCTGGAACAGCAAGGTATGACAGCAGAGGCGGTGTGGGCTGAACTGGCCCGTCGCTATAGCTCCTCGTAA
- the purH gene encoding bifunctional phosphoribosylaminoimidazolecarboxamide formyltransferase/IMP cyclohydrolase, which yields MRALMSVYDKTGIVEFAQALHNLGIEIISTGQTQRVLREAGIPALPVSDVTGFPEILDGRVKTLHPAIHAGLLARRDVPAHMAELAAHNLQPIDLVVVNLYPFAATIARPDVTMAEAQEQIDIGGVALLRAAAKNFPAVLVLVDPADYAGVLDGLRAGDVPLSERQRLAAKAFAHTAEYDATIAAYLRTEPLPDVLPLAWRKYQPLRYGENPHQAAALYGDFGAFFHQLHGKELSYNNILDTAAAQELIEEFPATEAAAVAIIKHTNPCGVAIAADLHRAWEAAFATDREAPFGGIIAVNRPVDIAFAEAVDEIFSEIIIAPDFAPDALALLRRKKNRRLLQSVRPITGADRWQLRSVPGGVLVQEPDHAPLVAEEWRVVTKRAPTDAEAAALRFAWRVVKHVKSNAIVYAAHDRTLGIGAGQMSRVDSSRLAVWKAQQAGIDLRGSVVASDALFPFADGVEAAIAAGATAIIQPGGSVRDEEVIAAADAAGAAMVFTGRRHFRH from the coding sequence GTGCGCGCATTGATGAGCGTCTACGATAAAACGGGGATTGTCGAATTTGCTCAGGCTCTCCACAATCTTGGCATTGAGATTATCTCAACCGGTCAGACCCAACGTGTATTACGTGAAGCAGGTATCCCGGCTCTACCTGTCAGTGACGTCACCGGTTTTCCCGAAATTCTTGATGGCCGGGTGAAAACGCTCCATCCTGCAATTCACGCCGGCTTGCTGGCGCGCCGTGATGTGCCGGCTCATATGGCCGAACTGGCTGCCCATAATCTACAACCAATTGATCTAGTCGTAGTAAACCTCTACCCCTTCGCCGCTACCATTGCCCGCCCCGACGTGACAATGGCTGAAGCGCAAGAGCAGATTGACATCGGCGGTGTTGCATTGCTACGGGCGGCGGCCAAGAATTTCCCGGCAGTGCTGGTACTGGTCGATCCGGCCGACTATGCCGGCGTGCTCGATGGCTTACGCGCTGGCGATGTGCCATTGAGCGAACGACAGCGCCTGGCCGCAAAGGCGTTTGCCCATACCGCTGAGTACGATGCGACCATTGCCGCATATCTCCGCACCGAGCCACTGCCCGATGTGCTGCCGTTGGCCTGGCGAAAATATCAGCCTCTGCGCTACGGCGAAAATCCTCACCAGGCCGCTGCCCTGTACGGTGATTTTGGTGCCTTCTTCCATCAGTTGCACGGCAAAGAGCTAAGTTATAACAATATTCTTGATACTGCCGCCGCGCAGGAGTTGATTGAAGAGTTTCCTGCGACTGAAGCGGCTGCGGTTGCCATCATTAAACACACCAATCCGTGTGGTGTAGCTATCGCTGCCGATCTCCATAGGGCCTGGGAAGCAGCATTTGCCACCGACCGCGAAGCTCCGTTCGGTGGCATTATTGCGGTCAACCGACCAGTCGATATCGCGTTTGCCGAAGCGGTAGATGAAATCTTCTCGGAAATCATTATCGCACCTGATTTTGCCCCCGATGCCCTGGCCTTGCTCCGACGCAAGAAGAATCGGCGGCTGCTCCAAAGCGTGCGCCCGATTACCGGTGCTGATCGCTGGCAACTGCGGAGCGTTCCCGGCGGTGTGTTGGTGCAAGAACCTGATCATGCTCCTCTGGTTGCTGAAGAGTGGCGTGTCGTCACCAAACGTGCCCCAACCGATGCCGAAGCTGCTGCGCTCCGCTTCGCCTGGCGCGTAGTAAAACACGTGAAGTCAAATGCGATTGTGTATGCAGCTCATGACCGCACTCTTGGCATCGGTGCCGGACAGATGAGCCGGGTAGATAGCTCGCGCCTGGCTGTCTGGAAAGCCCAACAGGCCGGGATCGATCTGCGAGGCAGTGTCGTGGCAAGCGATGCGCTCTTTCCCTTTGCTGATGGTGTTGAAGCGGCAATTGCTGCCGGTGCCACCGCCATTATTCAGCCCGGTGGCTCGGTACGCGACGAAGAGGTGATCGCTGCGGCTGATGCCGCTGGCGCGGCGATGGTCTTTACCGGACGCCGCCATTTCCGCCATTAG
- a CDS encoding DUF4388 domain-containing protein, with translation MALAGDLSEFSLTDLIQLLQLSKKTGGVEIDGRRGTQKLTGWIFFRDGKIVDAKLPGLEPLEAVYTFFTVTSGPFRFHEGVTSPQTTITASNESIIMEGIHRQETWSQQQATTPTLAMVPRLVPNPASGNVEISLNAEEWRVLTMINGKHTVGQIAQRSGLGEARTCEIIAKLMQSGLIERREAAAGESLAPEFEQIAAGYLGAGANVLLQEAYRIAGVNDPSRASAAEMLAAADAFEAEARRLIGADRASQAAAQLRERARELLV, from the coding sequence ATGGCGCTGGCAGGCGATTTGAGCGAGTTTTCGCTCACTGACCTCATCCAGTTGTTGCAACTGAGTAAGAAGACCGGCGGTGTTGAGATTGATGGCCGGCGAGGAACCCAGAAGCTGACCGGATGGATCTTCTTTCGCGATGGAAAAATTGTTGATGCGAAACTGCCCGGTCTGGAGCCACTGGAAGCGGTGTACACATTTTTCACGGTCACAAGCGGGCCGTTTCGCTTTCACGAGGGTGTGACATCGCCCCAGACGACAATTACTGCCAGTAATGAGTCGATTATTATGGAGGGCATCCATCGCCAGGAGACGTGGTCGCAACAGCAAGCGACAACCCCTACCCTGGCAATGGTACCACGCCTGGTGCCCAATCCGGCTTCGGGTAACGTTGAGATCAGCCTCAACGCTGAAGAGTGGCGCGTCCTGACGATGATCAACGGCAAACATACCGTTGGTCAGATTGCCCAACGCAGCGGTCTCGGTGAAGCCCGTACCTGTGAGATTATTGCTAAACTGATGCAGAGTGGTCTGATCGAACGCCGCGAAGCTGCCGCTGGCGAATCGCTCGCTCCAGAATTTGAGCAGATCGCTGCCGGGTATCTCGGTGCCGGCGCAAATGTGTTACTGCAGGAAGCCTATCGCATCGCCGGTGTCAATGATCCTTCACGCGCCTCTGCCGCCGAAATGCTGGCAGCCGCTGATGCCTTTGAAGCTGAAGCCCGCCGTCTGATCGGAGCCGACCGGGCCAGTCAGGCCGCGGCCCAGTTGCGCGAACGGGCCCGTGAGTTGCTCGTTTGA
- a CDS encoding GTP-binding protein translates to MALINVAAREIHCKIVYYGPGMCGKTTNLQYIHSQVPKEVKGDLLSIATETERTLFFDFLPLDLGKVRGFQTRFHLYTVPGQVLYERTRVAVLNGADGVVFVADSHKNKMQENINSLRELAQNITRQNKRFADFPIVLQYNKRDLPPDVLAPVAMMDHFLGVTKMNWPRIEAIATKGVGVFETLRAISRVVISKL, encoded by the coding sequence ATGGCTCTGATCAATGTCGCTGCACGTGAAATACATTGTAAGATCGTTTACTACGGCCCTGGGATGTGCGGCAAAACGACCAATTTGCAGTACATCCACAGTCAGGTACCCAAAGAGGTCAAGGGCGATCTGCTCTCGATTGCCACTGAAACCGAACGCACCCTTTTCTTTGACTTTCTGCCCCTTGATCTAGGTAAGGTGCGCGGTTTCCAGACCCGTTTTCATCTCTATACCGTGCCCGGCCAGGTACTGTACGAACGCACCCGGGTCGCCGTTCTTAACGGGGCTGATGGTGTGGTCTTCGTTGCCGACTCACATAAGAATAAGATGCAGGAAAATATCAATAGTCTGCGTGAGTTGGCCCAAAATATTACCCGACAGAATAAACGCTTCGCCGATTTCCCGATTGTGTTGCAATATAACAAGCGAGATCTGCCACCTGATGTCCTGGCTCCGGTGGCAATGATGGATCACTTCCTGGGTGTGACTAAGATGAATTGGCCGCGGATCGAGGCTATCGCAACCAAAGGTGTGGGGGTCTTCGAGACGTTGCGAGCGATTAGTCGGGTCGTGATTAGCAAGCTGTGA
- a CDS encoding roadblock/LC7 domain-containing protein, producing the protein MDPQLTSIIVPSEEIAHIEECLSRLVEDTGSDYALLLDKSGQVISSKGDGDRQDITALGALIAGVFASSREVAKLLRERDFRASFQQGVRENIFIALIEEQWILCIIFNKGTHIGLVKVLTKKATDELAAVLERVRQQHKARDEVLGSAFRTSMEDTIDLLFRD; encoded by the coding sequence ATGGATCCTCAGTTGACAAGTATCATCGTGCCCTCGGAAGAGATCGCTCATATTGAAGAGTGTCTCTCCCGCCTGGTGGAAGACACCGGCAGCGACTATGCACTGCTCCTCGACAAAAGTGGTCAGGTCATCTCCTCGAAAGGTGATGGCGACCGGCAAGACATTACTGCCCTTGGCGCGCTAATTGCCGGCGTCTTTGCTTCCTCGCGGGAAGTGGCCAAACTTTTGCGCGAACGTGATTTTCGGGCATCCTTCCAGCAAGGTGTGCGCGAAAATATCTTTATCGCCCTGATCGAAGAGCAGTGGATTTTGTGTATCATCTTCAACAAGGGCACCCACATTGGACTGGTAAAGGTTCTTACCAAGAAGGCAACCGATGAACTGGCTGCCGTGCTCGAACGGGTACGTCAGCAACACAAGGCCCGTGATGAAGTGCTCGGTTCGGCTTTCCGTACATCGATGGAAGATACCATTGATCTGCTGTTCCGCGATTAA
- a CDS encoding roadblock/LC7 domain-containing protein gives MSSELKDLLTRFRMVESVEAAAVVATDGLLIESIARPGVDIDAIGAVASNGLAMADALGREVAKGGTVQAVLEYEDGLVIIEPISSDAMLLLLTNSRDDLGLLRFLAAKHRDEMIDALSAI, from the coding sequence ATGAGCAGTGAGCTGAAAGATCTTCTAACCCGGTTTCGCATGGTCGAGAGTGTCGAAGCCGCCGCCGTGGTGGCAACCGACGGTCTGTTGATCGAGAGCATTGCCCGACCCGGTGTCGATATCGACGCCATTGGTGCTGTTGCTTCAAACGGTCTGGCGATGGCTGATGCACTGGGGCGTGAAGTCGCCAAAGGTGGTACGGTACAGGCAGTCCTCGAATACGAAGACGGCCTGGTCATCATCGAACCGATCAGCAGCGATGCCATGCTCTTGCTGCTCACCAATTCCCGTGACGATCTCGGTTTGCTGCGGTTTCTCGCTGCCAAACATCGTGACGAGATGATCGATGCGCTCAGCGCAATTTAG
- a CDS encoding ATP-binding protein, with amino-acid sequence MSQMTDLRLRQREYLLQISRALTAQLDLGSVLNLVITYAVELLAGTLGFIALFDEEDGVLRIRASAQLPRELWPAFAPLLRIPIADLGRYGPQVLRDVSLDAGIPLRQMIALPLTVRDTPLGVIYVFRAALNVAFSADDRQILQDFADQAAIAVGNARLFQSVLREKQHLNALIEQSADGVMIIDGRWRITTFNHTMEQLTGWSREEAIGRPCAEVLGIRNAHGVNICLNECPLQRRPDLANPVVEGWITTRDGRDLFIQNRYAPQRGSHGQLLSAIANVRDITAQKMEEERQNTFISVISHELRTPVSIIKGFAETMLRPDGQFTVEQYREALQVISEEADRLARQIQDLLDVSRIAAGGLRLERSDVALHLLVSDVVRRFAAQVGERIEFEIRVPDDLPPVYADYERMRQVLTNLIENAVKYSPNGGVIRIGARAEGDMAIVYVSDQGIGIPPEEQDLIFERFYRVDTRLRRDQPGSGLGLFITRAIVEAHGGRIWVESQVGRGSRFFFTIPLSRRQLPGE; translated from the coding sequence ATGAGCCAAATGACCGATCTTCGCCTCCGCCAGCGTGAATATTTGCTCCAGATCAGCCGGGCGCTCACTGCGCAGCTTGACTTGGGTAGTGTGCTGAATCTGGTGATTACCTATGCGGTTGAGCTGCTAGCCGGCACGCTGGGTTTTATTGCGTTGTTTGACGAAGAGGATGGTGTCCTGCGCATTCGCGCTTCGGCGCAGTTGCCTCGTGAACTCTGGCCGGCCTTCGCACCGTTGCTACGCATCCCGATTGCCGATCTCGGTCGTTATGGCCCGCAGGTGCTGCGTGATGTTTCACTTGATGCCGGCATTCCCCTCCGCCAGATGATTGCATTGCCGTTGACGGTGCGTGATACGCCGCTCGGAGTGATTTATGTCTTTCGCGCAGCGCTCAATGTAGCCTTTTCTGCCGACGACCGTCAGATTCTGCAGGATTTTGCCGATCAGGCGGCCATTGCCGTTGGTAATGCCCGTCTGTTTCAGAGTGTGTTGCGCGAGAAACAACATTTGAATGCTCTGATCGAGCAGTCGGCTGATGGGGTGATGATTATTGATGGGCGCTGGCGCATTACGACGTTTAACCATACGATGGAACAACTGACCGGTTGGTCGCGCGAAGAGGCGATTGGTCGGCCCTGTGCTGAAGTGTTGGGTATTCGTAATGCACACGGAGTCAATATCTGCCTGAACGAGTGTCCGTTGCAGCGCCGGCCCGACCTCGCCAATCCGGTAGTTGAAGGCTGGATTACCACGCGCGATGGCCGCGATCTGTTTATTCAGAACCGCTATGCACCACAACGCGGTAGCCATGGTCAGCTTCTAAGTGCGATTGCCAATGTTCGCGATATTACGGCGCAAAAGATGGAGGAGGAGCGCCAGAATACCTTTATTTCGGTTATTTCCCACGAGTTACGTACACCGGTGAGTATCATCAAGGGGTTTGCCGAGACGATGCTGCGCCCCGATGGGCAATTTACGGTTGAGCAATATCGTGAAGCGTTGCAGGTGATCAGTGAAGAGGCCGACCGTCTGGCCCGTCAGATTCAGGATTTGCTCGATGTGTCACGTATCGCTGCCGGTGGTCTGCGGCTGGAACGGAGTGATGTGGCGCTCCATCTGCTGGTCTCAGATGTTGTGCGCCGTTTTGCGGCACAGGTTGGCGAACGGATTGAATTTGAAATCCGGGTGCCTGATGATCTGCCCCCGGTCTACGCCGATTATGAACGGATGCGGCAGGTGTTGACCAATCTGATCGAGAATGCTGTGAAGTATAGTCCGAACGGGGGGGTTATTCGTATCGGCGCCCGTGCCGAGGGCGATATGGCCATCGTCTATGTGTCTGATCAGGGTATCGGTATTCCCCCTGAAGAGCAAGACCTGATCTTCGAGCGCTTTTATCGGGTCGATACACGCCTGCGCCGCGATCAACCCGGTAGTGGGCTGGGGCTGTTTATTACCCGTGCGATTGTTGAGGCGCATGGCGGTCGGATTTGGGTTGAAAGTCAGGTTGGTCGTGGGTCGCGATTCTTCTTTACCATCCCCCTCAGTCGACGGCAATTGCCCGGCGAATAG
- a CDS encoding DUF58 domain-containing protein: MVPSLLILLILALIFRQAALALLAATVLVSIGVARLWQRWALQRVEYQRTLSHLRAFPGDEVILTITVTNRKLLPLAQLHIFDAIPSGVTVIDAPVIFSGSRQSSLIRRSTGLRWYERVIWRYRLRCDRRGTFRFGPAQAQSGDPFGLFRSDATFAADVSLLVYPRLFSLADLGLPARDPLGLMRASALLRDPLRVVGVRDYTPSDPLKDVHWAATARTGTLQTRVYEPTTSHVLALVLDLDTFEFYFQGIDPDLVEHLISVTATLAQHSIGAGHAVGLYVNGAPVEDEHLVRLPPGRSPHQLAQMMETLARLTAYSVLPGARLLRLITPELHPGATIVLIGAVASDPIRAALLRLRELGFRVVWLFCGDRPPPAIPGVQTHWTPRRIEETEAISVSYTPGG; the protein is encoded by the coding sequence ATGGTGCCCTCACTCCTGATCTTGTTGATACTGGCTCTGATTTTTCGTCAGGCGGCGCTGGCCTTGCTGGCGGCGACGGTGCTGGTGAGTATTGGTGTAGCTCGTCTCTGGCAGCGGTGGGCTTTGCAGCGCGTGGAATATCAGCGCACATTGAGCCATCTGCGGGCGTTTCCTGGGGATGAGGTGATCCTCACGATTACGGTGACCAACCGTAAACTTTTACCGCTGGCTCAGCTTCACATCTTCGATGCTATCCCCAGTGGTGTGACGGTCATTGATGCACCGGTGATCTTCAGTGGGAGTCGGCAGAGTAGCCTGATTCGACGCAGCACCGGCCTGCGCTGGTACGAGCGGGTGATCTGGCGTTATCGGCTGCGCTGTGACCGACGGGGAACGTTTCGGTTTGGGCCGGCGCAGGCTCAGAGTGGCGATCCCTTTGGTCTTTTTCGTAGCGATGCGACGTTTGCCGCCGATGTCTCTCTATTGGTGTACCCCCGGCTCTTCAGTCTGGCCGATCTTGGCCTGCCTGCACGTGATCCGCTGGGTTTGATGCGGGCATCGGCCCTGCTCCGCGATCCCCTACGGGTGGTTGGTGTGCGTGATTACACGCCGTCAGACCCGCTGAAAGATGTGCATTGGGCGGCGACTGCGCGTACCGGGACGCTACAAACTCGTGTGTACGAGCCGACTACATCCCATGTTCTGGCCCTGGTGCTCGATCTCGATACATTTGAGTTCTACTTTCAGGGTATCGATCCCGATCTGGTTGAGCATCTGATCAGTGTCACGGCAACGCTGGCTCAACACAGTATCGGTGCCGGTCATGCGGTTGGGCTGTACGTCAATGGCGCACCGGTGGAAGATGAGCATCTGGTGCGGTTGCCGCCGGGGCGTAGTCCTCATCAGCTTGCCCAGATGATGGAGACCCTGGCGCGTCTGACGGCTTACTCAGTCTTACCCGGTGCCCGTCTGCTACGGCTGATTACGCCGGAATTGCATCCCGGCGCCACCATCGTGTTAATCGGTGCAGTTGCCTCCGATCCGATACGCGCAGCATTGTTACGCCTTCGCGAACTCGGTTTCCGGGTGGTCTGGCTCTTCTGCGGTGATCGGCCACCACCGGCGATACCCGGTGTTCAGACCCATTGGACACCACGGCGAATCGAAGAAACAGAAGCGATTTCCGTATCATATACCCCAGGGGGGTAA